In Blastopirellula sp. J2-11, a single genomic region encodes these proteins:
- a CDS encoding FdhF/YdeP family oxidoreductase yields the protein MIQSSESTNNVNGIVLHKALPDNGHGTICLIPTRPEPKLRQRRPESKATGLPAVANSFQYAIREAGIVRGTLPLLQLNQKDGFDCPGCAWPDPDGKRSAFDFCENGAKAVAHESDSRRITADFFAQYSVAELSTYSDYWLEQQGRLTQPMVLRAGAAHYEPIQWDEAFGMIATSLNSQQSPDEASFYTSGKAVNEAAFAYQLFARQFGTNNLPDCSNMCHESSGSALTNTLGFGKGTVTLEDLENAELIFVVGQNPGTNHPRQLTALQHAKRKGAKIIAVNPLPETGLISFMNPQEVLGMLGVATKLADLFLQVKINGDVPLFKGILKTLVERDDVQPGAAINWDFVHQYTTNMDDLRNSVRQAPWEDLERLSGISREQMSVVADWVCKTERIVICWCLGVTQHQNGAGNVQELVNLLLLRGAIGMPAAGACCVRGHSNVQGDRTMGVWERAAPEFLDQLRDAFQFEPPRHHGLDAQRTAKAMHNGKIKTFISLGGNFLMALSDTQFTAEALQRVALTVRIGTKLNRADLVTGKQALLLPCLGRTEIDFRLIDNVVHEQFTSTENSMGVVQWSRGRFTPASSYLLGETEIVCRIAAAALGPQASVDWQAWGQNYDHIRAGIAKVIPGCAHYNQDVRKPGGFYLPNPPRQRIFPTATGKALFTANALPERKLEPNQLLLTTIRSHDQFNTTIYGLHDRYRGIHNARRVVLVNVADLRQLGLISQQKVDVTSHFDGQTRTAYQFTVVEYPIPPGCAAMYYPEANVLAPIDATDTVSNCPAFKSMVITLAANQA from the coding sequence GTGATCCAAAGTTCAGAATCGACCAACAACGTCAACGGAATCGTTCTGCACAAGGCCCTGCCCGACAATGGACATGGAACGATTTGCTTGATACCGACGCGACCTGAACCCAAGCTTCGTCAACGGCGCCCCGAGAGCAAAGCGACCGGACTACCAGCCGTAGCCAACAGTTTTCAGTATGCCATCCGTGAAGCGGGGATCGTTCGCGGGACGCTTCCTCTCTTGCAACTCAACCAGAAAGATGGCTTTGACTGCCCAGGCTGCGCTTGGCCCGATCCCGATGGAAAACGCTCCGCTTTTGATTTTTGCGAGAACGGCGCCAAAGCGGTCGCACATGAGTCCGATAGCCGGCGAATTACGGCTGATTTCTTTGCGCAGTATAGCGTTGCGGAGCTATCGACCTACTCCGATTATTGGCTAGAGCAGCAAGGCCGCCTGACCCAACCGATGGTGCTCCGCGCTGGCGCTGCCCATTACGAGCCGATCCAGTGGGACGAAGCGTTCGGCATGATCGCGACTTCGCTTAATTCTCAACAATCGCCCGACGAGGCGTCGTTCTACACTTCTGGTAAAGCGGTCAATGAGGCGGCCTTCGCTTATCAATTGTTCGCGCGCCAATTCGGGACGAACAATCTGCCAGACTGCTCGAACATGTGCCACGAGTCGAGCGGGTCGGCGCTGACCAACACGCTTGGTTTTGGCAAAGGGACGGTTACGCTCGAAGATCTGGAAAACGCCGAATTGATTTTTGTGGTAGGCCAGAATCCCGGCACCAATCATCCGCGGCAATTGACGGCGCTGCAGCATGCGAAACGAAAAGGAGCGAAGATCATCGCGGTAAATCCGCTGCCGGAAACCGGATTGATCTCGTTTATGAATCCTCAAGAAGTCTTGGGCATGCTCGGAGTCGCGACGAAGTTGGCCGATCTTTTTCTTCAGGTCAAAATCAACGGTGACGTTCCCCTATTCAAAGGGATCTTGAAAACGTTGGTCGAACGTGACGACGTGCAACCGGGCGCCGCGATCAACTGGGACTTTGTGCATCAATACACGACCAACATGGATGATCTGCGAAACAGCGTTCGCCAGGCTCCGTGGGAAGACCTTGAGCGATTATCAGGCATCTCACGCGAGCAGATGAGCGTCGTCGCCGATTGGGTCTGCAAGACCGAACGCATCGTTATTTGCTGGTGCCTGGGAGTGACGCAACATCAAAACGGCGCCGGAAACGTCCAAGAATTGGTCAATCTATTGCTGCTTCGCGGAGCGATAGGAATGCCGGCCGCCGGCGCGTGTTGTGTTCGCGGTCATTCGAATGTGCAAGGAGATCGCACGATGGGAGTTTGGGAGCGAGCTGCGCCTGAATTTCTCGATCAACTCCGCGATGCGTTTCAATTCGAACCGCCGCGCCACCACGGATTGGATGCACAGCGAACGGCGAAAGCGATGCATAACGGAAAGATCAAAACGTTCATTTCCTTGGGCGGCAACTTTTTGATGGCCCTCTCTGACACGCAGTTTACGGCCGAGGCGCTGCAGCGCGTTGCTCTGACGGTGCGAATCGGCACCAAGTTAAATCGCGCCGACCTGGTGACCGGCAAACAAGCGCTGCTGCTCCCTTGTCTAGGGCGAACCGAAATCGATTTTCGCTTGATTGATAACGTGGTGCACGAGCAATTTACCAGCACCGAAAACTCCATGGGAGTCGTGCAATGGTCGCGCGGACGGTTTACGCCGGCGTCCTCCTATTTGCTGGGTGAAACCGAGATCGTCTGCCGCATTGCCGCGGCCGCATTAGGCCCCCAAGCAAGCGTCGATTGGCAGGCCTGGGGTCAAAACTATGATCATATTCGCGCCGGCATCGCCAAAGTGATCCCCGGCTGCGCCCACTACAACCAGGATGTCCGCAAGCCTGGCGGCTTCTATCTTCCCAATCCGCCGCGCCAGCGCATATTTCCGACGGCGACCGGCAAGGCGCTGTTCACCGCCAATGCGTTGCCCGAGCGGAAACTGGAACCGAATCAGCTTTTGCTGACGACGATCCGGAGCCATGATCAGTTCAACACGACGATCTACGGGCTACATGATCGCTATCGCGGCATTCACAACGCGCGTCGCGTCGTGCTCGTGAATGTCGCTGACTTACGTCAACTTGGTCTGATCTCCCAGCAAAAGGTGGATGTCACGAGCCATTTTGACGGCCAAACGCGCACCGCCTATCAGTTTACCGTAGTCGAGTACCCGATTCCCCCAGGCTGTGCCGCGATGTACTATCCCGAAGCGAACGTATTGGCGCCGATCGATGCGACCGATACGGTGAGCAATTGTCCCGCGTTCAAGAGCATGGTGATTACGCTGGCTGCAAATCAAGCGTAG
- a CDS encoding cupin domain-containing protein codes for MSEFPRREFFAGAAGLAIGAAAALGGAVKKQEEALGGDPSFMNNIPAPLLAGKDLPTFKFALEKSKGKVIGGSFGKEVTVEQLPISTGIAGVSMRLEPGAMRELHWHATAAEWAFVLEGNVRTTVIQPDGYAETNDFEPGDVWFFPRGHGHMLECLGNKACHFILIFDNGYFSEFGTFSISDWMGHVPAPLLAKNFGLPESTFKDFPKEEVYFAHGEQPPQTPTVPLQGLQIPPLTHKHQLLAGPPHSEFEGGREWRVDTERFPISTTVTGVYLELEPKGMRELHWHPNADEWQYVIDGNVSVTMFGSHGRFRTETLEKGDAGYIPQGYGHSIENVGDKKAKILIGFNSGTYEKIDLSQWIAGNPTDVLATNFSRPKTLFDKFPKKDVFIAE; via the coding sequence TTGGCGCCGCCGCCGCGTTGGGCGGCGCCGTGAAAAAACAGGAAGAAGCGCTGGGAGGCGATCCGTCGTTCATGAACAACATTCCAGCGCCGCTACTTGCGGGCAAAGACCTGCCTACGTTCAAGTTCGCCTTGGAAAAGTCAAAGGGGAAAGTCATCGGCGGCAGCTTTGGCAAGGAAGTGACCGTTGAGCAACTGCCGATTTCGACCGGGATCGCCGGCGTATCGATGCGTCTAGAGCCGGGCGCAATGCGCGAACTGCATTGGCATGCGACAGCCGCCGAGTGGGCGTTTGTGCTGGAAGGAAACGTCCGAACGACGGTCATTCAGCCGGATGGCTACGCTGAAACGAACGATTTTGAGCCGGGTGACGTTTGGTTCTTTCCTCGTGGTCATGGCCATATGCTGGAATGTCTGGGGAACAAGGCTTGCCACTTCATCCTGATCTTCGATAACGGCTATTTCTCGGAATTTGGCACGTTTAGCATCAGCGATTGGATGGGGCACGTGCCGGCGCCGCTGTTGGCCAAAAATTTCGGCCTGCCGGAATCGACCTTCAAAGACTTCCCCAAAGAGGAGGTCTATTTTGCTCACGGCGAACAACCTCCGCAAACGCCAACCGTGCCGCTGCAAGGATTGCAAATTCCGCCGCTGACGCACAAGCACCAACTTCTGGCGGGACCGCCGCACTCGGAGTTTGAAGGGGGGCGCGAATGGCGCGTTGATACCGAACGCTTTCCAATCTCCACGACGGTCACCGGCGTTTACCTTGAGTTAGAGCCAAAGGGAATGCGGGAACTTCACTGGCATCCCAACGCCGACGAATGGCAATACGTGATCGACGGTAACGTCAGCGTCACCATGTTCGGCTCGCACGGACGATTCCGAACCGAAACCTTGGAAAAGGGGGACGCCGGATATATCCCGCAAGGTTATGGCCACTCAATCGAAAACGTCGGCGACAAGAAGGCGAAGATCCTGATCGGATTTAACTCCGGCACGTATGAGAAGATCGATCTTTCGCAATGGATCGCCGGCAATCCGACCGACGTCTTGGCGACGAACTTCAGCAGGCCGAAGACGTTGTTTGACAAATTCCCGAAGAAAGATGTCTTCATTGCAGAATAA